A window of Syntrophales bacterium genomic DNA:
CCCTGCATAGGCGGGAACGGCTACTGCAGAGGTGACACCGGGAACCACCTCAAAAGGAATACCTTCTTTTGAAAACATTTCTGCTTCTTCTCCACCCCTTCCGAAGATAAAGGGATCTCCCCCTTTAAGTCTGGCAACGACATTCCCGCTTTTTGCCTCCTTTACAAGGAGATTATTCAGTTCATCCTGGGCAATGGTATGGTTTCCGCCCTTTTTACCCACGTAGACCAGCCGGGCATTTTCCGCCGTATGGTTGAGAAGTTCACTGCTGACAAGATAATCATAGAAAACTACGTTGGCCTCCTGCAGGTATTGTAACCCTCTGACCGTCATAAGCCCGGGATCTCCTGGTCCAGCACCGATAATATATATCTTGCCCATCTTCTTCATTAGTTTAAGACTCCGTTTTTAGCACACTGCATTGCTTTCGGTTATTGTTGCGTTAAAAACCTTAGTATTTCTAAAACAGGGGAATTTAGCTGTCATTTCTTATAATGTAGGGTTAAAGCCCTGTGTAGCGCTGATAGCTGATCGCTTATATATTGTATATTTCTTCCAGTATTGCCCGACCGCCTCTTGACGATATTCTTTCGGCTAATATCTTCCCCAGCTCTTCCCAATCATTACTGCTTCCCCTGACTTCGTCATCCACTATAGTCCTGCCATCAAGACTTCCCACAAGGCCTCTTAAAATTAACTCATCGTCCTGTTGTTTACCGAAGGCCGCTATCGGCACCTGACATCCTCCCCCCAATTGTGTTAAAAAAGCCCTCTCGGCCATAACTTCAATCGACGATGAGCTGTGATTGAGAAAGGAGACAATGTCTCTTATTTCTTCATCATCCTTTCGCAGTTCTATACCAAGTGCGCCCTGTCCGGGGGAGGGGACCATTACTGCGATGGGGATGAATTGAGAGATACTCTCTGCCCATCCCATACGTTTCATCCCGGCCGCTGCAACCACCACGCCATCAAGATCATCTGTTTTTAGCTTTTTTATTCTCGTGTCCAGATTACCCCGGATAGAAACTATTTTGATATCCGGCATTAAATTACGCAGTTGTAATGCCCTTCTGAGGGAACCTGTACCTATCCGGGCCCCGGTTGGCAGATCCTCTAATTTTCCGTTTTCCCTTGATATCAGAACATCTCTGGGATCCTCTCTTTCGGTCACGACTCCTATTTCTAACTCTTCCGGAAGTTCTGTGGGAACATCCTTCATACTGTGCACAGCAATCGCAATGTCGCCTTTAAGGAGCGCTTCTTCAATTTCCTTGACAAAAACACCCTTCCCCCCGATATTGGCCAAAGAAATATTTTGCATCCTGTCTCCCTTTGTTTTGATTACGGAAATCTCCGTAATCATGTCAGGGTATTTCTCTTTCAGCCTGTCGGCCACCCAGTGTGCCTGTTTCAACGCCAGATTACTTCCGCGTGTTCCTATTCTTAGAATTTCCTTAATGTGTCACCTCCGTTCCCCCTCCCCTAACCCCTCCTACCAGGAGGGGCACCCAGAAGGTCTCTTTGCACGGACAAACAAGTTTGTCCATGCCACCCTTCCATTCTTAAGGGAAAAGATAAAGATGGATCAGTCGTCATCTAATCTGAATAATCTTCTGATAGCCGCTATGTAAGGAGCGGCACCGTCATTTTGACTTTCCTCCTTAAGACCTGTTATAGGATCATGGAGCATTTTATTTGTCACAGAAGAAATCAGGATTTTTATGTTTTTCTTTTCCTCTTCACCTAAATTCCTCATCCAGGAAGCTGATTTTTGCAGTTCACTCTCAGTAATCTCATCCGCTTTTTCTCTGAGAGAAACGATGGTTGGAACTGCTTCGAGCGTCTTGAGCCATCCAGAAAATTTAAGAACCTCCTCATCTATAATTGTCTCGGCTTTTTCGGCCTCTCTCATCCTGACGTTTATGTTTTCATCAACAATTTCCTGGAGATTATCGATATTATAAAGATAAACATTGTCTATTGTGTTCACCTCGGGATCGATGTCCCTCGGTACTGCTATGTCAATCAAGAACATTAATCTGTTCTTGCGTCTGCGCAATGCGGAGGAGATTATTGCTTTTCCGATAATATAACCGGGCGCGCCTGTAGAGCTGATTACTATATCCACTTCCTTGAGTTTTTCTTCAAGAAGGTCAAAACTTATTGGTGTGCCATGAAAATCATCCGCCAGCTTCACAGCCTGCCCGTAGGTTCTATTGGCCACAATAATCTTGGAAACCCCATTGCTCATCAAATGTTTTGCTGCCAGTTCTGACATCTCGCCGGCGCCAACAAGAAGAATGGTTTTCCCCCTGAGATCTCCAAGTATCTTTTTTGCCAGCTTTACTGCTGCAAAACTTACTGAAACAGCATTACTGGAAATACCGGTTTCCGTCCTTACCCTCTTTGCCACTCGGAAGGCATGGTGAAGCAGCTTATTCAGAATAACTCCCGACGAGCCATGTTCTACACAGCGGCGATAAGCATCTTTGACCTGTCCCAGTATCTGTGGTTCTCCCATGACCATGGAATCAATACTCGAAGCCACCCGGAACAAATGTCTTACCGCATCATCGCTGTGATAAATATAAAGGCATTTTTCCAGCTCTTTTGAAGATAAATTACCGAGAGAAAAAATGACGGATTTTAAGTTTTCTACGGCAGAATGAATGTCCGACACACCTGCAAGCACCTCCACGCGGTTGCAGGTAGAAAGAAACAAACTCTCACGTATCTGCGGGACTCTCATTATTTCTACCAGAGGCCGGTCGTTGTCCTCGCAGTTAATGGAAAGCTTCTCCCTTATTTCCACAGGAGCTGTCCGGTGATTTATCCCAATCAATATTATGTTCATTAGCACAAAAATAGAATCCAGAAATCAGGAGTCAGAACAAAAAGATTATATTGATAATATATTCCGATTTCCTTCTGAACTGAACAGCGAGCGCATTTCCCGCTGCTTGTGGCGGGGTTAGCGAGCGAATAAAATCAACAATTCTTCAAAGAAGAATAACGTCAGTAATTTTCCTTAACAGTCGGAGATTCCCCGCAGCAAGCTGAGGGGAGCTTTAATTCTGGATTCTGGCTCCTGAAATTTATTCTTACATAAACCTGTGTGATGTTATAAAAAACATGTTCACTCCAACAAAAGCAAAAAGCAAAATTAAGAAAGCAACAATGGAAAAAAGGGCAACTTTTCTACCCTTCCATCCTATGGCAAGTCTTTGGTGTAATAAAAGGGCATAGAATATCCAGGCAAACAGTGTCCATATCTGTTTTGGGTCCCACTGCCAGTGACTACCCCAGGCAGTCCGTGCCCAGATTGATCCGGCAATAATTCCCATTGTTAACATAGGGAAACCCCAGAGAAGACAGATGTGATTTACTCTGTCTAAATCCCGCAGCGAAGGCAGTAGCCTGCTATATCCACTAGACTTTTTATTTTTTATAAAATTTTCCTGAATCAGATACATAACACCGGCGCAACACGCAAGGGTGAAAAGAGCTTCACCTGAGACAGACAATATTACGTGAATAGTTACCAAGCGTCCCTGTAAGATGGACGATATGGAAACCTCCCCGCCTAATTGGACGGATGCCACCATCATGAGCAAGAAGGCAAGAGGTGACACAAAAGCGCCGAGAACCCTCGTTTTTGTCTTAACCTGGAAGGCAAGATAAGTGCCGGTTATTGTCCATGCAAAAAAAGAAAGGGAATCGTACAAATTGATAAATGGACTATGACCGGTTTCTATACACCGGAAAAGAAAAGAAAACCCGTGTATAATAAAAGCCAGGACAAGAATCCATGTAGAAACCTTGGCCACAAAAACCCTCTTAACGAGAAGAGACGTGATATATCCCAGAGTACTTATAAAATAAGCACAAAGAGCAATTTTAAATAATAAAACATCCATTGTTGTTTCTTTTTATGTCGAAAGATAGCTGCTTACTTTCAGCAGAATGCCTGCAATCTTTTTAGGAACCTTATTTCCGGAGGTCGTATTTTGTCATTTTCAGTTGAAGTCCCTTCCTGCTGAGACCGAGCCGCTTTGCCGCCTTTGTTATATTTCCGTTACATTCCTCCAGAACCTTGATGATAATCTGTTTTTCTATTTCCGCCGTCTTGCTTTTGATGATGTCTTTAAAAGATTTTTTTTGGTCTTCAGGCCGGAAAGTTACTACTGCTTCATCCTGGAAATTGAATTCTTCTGGGAGATCTTTGATGGTAATACTATGTCCTTTGGCCATCAACACAAGTCTTTCAATAAGATTCTCCAGCTCCCTGATATTCCCGGGCCAGCTATAATTGTGGAAAAGTCTTCTTGCCCCTGAATCAATGTGTTTGATGTTTCGATTAAGTTTTTTGTTGAATTTCTCGACAAAAAAATCGGCCAAGGGAATTATATCTTCCTTTCTTTCTCTCAAAGCCGGAAGATGGATGGGTAGGACATTGAGCCTGTAATAAAGATCATCTCTGAACCTTCCTTCTTTTACGTCCTGAAGAAGGTCCCTGTTTGTGGCTGTAATCAATCTTACATCTACCTTTATTGTCTGGAGTCCCCCCACCCTTTCAAACTCATGATCCTGTATTACCCTGAGGAGCTTTACCTGCATCTCCTTTGGAATATCGCCTACCTCGTCGAGAAAAAGGATTCCCTTATGAGCGAGTTCCAATCTTCCCGGCTTTCTTGAGACTGCACCTGTAAATGCCCCCTTTTCATAACCAAAAAGTTCGCTCTCTATAAGATTTTCTGAGATGGCGGAACAGTTAATCTTAATAAGTGGATTATTTTTACGGGGACTGTTCCTGTGGATTGCGTTGGCTATCAGTTCCTTTCCTGTCCCTGTTTCTCCCGTAATGAGGATCGTTGTAGTAGAGGGGGCCACTTTTTTAATCGTATCAAATATTTCAGTCATGCCTTTGCCATAGCCTATGATCTCATATCGGTCTATTTCGTCGGGACTCAAAACCACTTCATCTTCACTAAACATTCTGGTTTTGAATGCCTTGTTGATAACGTTCTTCAGGTCGTCCTGTTCAAATGGTTTGGTGATGTAATCAAATGCCCCCTTCTTCAGGGCATCCACCGCTGTGTCTATCGTGCCGTGAGCGGTAATGATAATGACCGGTATTGAGGGGTAGTCCCTGACCGTTTTTTCCAGAAGACCCATGCCGTCAAGCCCGGGCATTTTGAGGTCGGTTACAATTACTGCAACATCACTGGTCGCCAGTATATCGAGAGCTTTAAGGCCATTGGAGGCAGTAGCAACCTCATAGTTTTCTTTTTTGAGCATGGCCTTTAAAACCAGCCGCATATTTAATTCGTCATCAACAACTAAGATTCTTCGCATAACACGTAAATTTATTATGGCATTGCACTGCTGTCAAGGTTATTTTATCGGGCCTGCAAGCAGAAATCAGCAAAAAAAGTGTGGCAGGATATTCTGTTGTCTCCTTTTGCTTATTCTTTGATTCAAAGCTGACCCCGGTGTCATGATTTAATTCTTATATAAAATGTTGTTCCTTTACCTGGATTTGATTTTA
This region includes:
- the ccsB gene encoding c-type cytochrome biogenesis protein CcsB: MDVLLFKIALCAYFISTLGYITSLLVKRVFVAKVSTWILVLAFIIHGFSFLFRCIETGHSPFINLYDSLSFFAWTITGTYLAFQVKTKTRVLGAFVSPLAFLLMMVASVQLGGEVSISSILQGRLVTIHVILSVSGEALFTLACCAGVMYLIQENFIKNKKSSGYSRLLPSLRDLDRVNHICLLWGFPMLTMGIIAGSIWARTAWGSHWQWDPKQIWTLFAWIFYALLLHQRLAIGWKGRKVALFSIVAFLILLFAFVGVNMFFITSHRFM
- the hemA gene encoding glutamyl-tRNA reductase; amino-acid sequence: MNIILIGINHRTAPVEIREKLSINCEDNDRPLVEIMRVPQIRESLFLSTCNRVEVLAGVSDIHSAVENLKSVIFSLGNLSSKELEKCLYIYHSDDAVRHLFRVASSIDSMVMGEPQILGQVKDAYRRCVEHGSSGVILNKLLHHAFRVAKRVRTETGISSNAVSVSFAAVKLAKKILGDLRGKTILLVGAGEMSELAAKHLMSNGVSKIIVANRTYGQAVKLADDFHGTPISFDLLEEKLKEVDIVISSTGAPGYIIGKAIISSALRRRKNRLMFLIDIAVPRDIDPEVNTIDNVYLYNIDNLQEIVDENINVRMREAEKAETIIDEEVLKFSGWLKTLEAVPTIVSLREKADEITESELQKSASWMRNLGEEEKKNIKILISSVTNKMLHDPITGLKEESQNDGAAPYIAAIRRLFRLDDD
- a CDS encoding sigma-54 dependent transcriptional regulator: MRRILVVDDELNMRLVLKAMLKKENYEVATASNGLKALDILATSDVAVIVTDLKMPGLDGMGLLEKTVRDYPSIPVIIITAHGTIDTAVDALKKGAFDYITKPFEQDDLKNVINKAFKTRMFSEDEVVLSPDEIDRYEIIGYGKGMTEIFDTIKKVAPSTTTILITGETGTGKELIANAIHRNSPRKNNPLIKINCSAISENLIESELFGYEKGAFTGAVSRKPGRLELAHKGILFLDEVGDIPKEMQVKLLRVIQDHEFERVGGLQTIKVDVRLITATNRDLLQDVKEGRFRDDLYYRLNVLPIHLPALRERKEDIIPLADFFVEKFNKKLNRNIKHIDSGARRLFHNYSWPGNIRELENLIERLVLMAKGHSITIKDLPEEFNFQDEAVVTFRPEDQKKSFKDIIKSKTAEIEKQIIIKVLEECNGNITKAAKRLGLSRKGLQLKMTKYDLRK
- the hemC gene encoding hydroxymethylbilane synthase, translating into MLRIGTRGSNLALKQAHWVADRLKEKYPDMITEISVIKTKGDRMQNISLANIGGKGVFVKEIEEALLKGDIAIAVHSMKDVPTELPEELEIGVVTEREDPRDVLISRENGKLEDLPTGARIGTGSLRRALQLRNLMPDIKIVSIRGNLDTRIKKLKTDDLDGVVVAAAGMKRMGWAESISQFIPIAVMVPSPGQGALGIELRKDDEEIRDIVSFLNHSSSSIEVMAERAFLTQLGGGCQVPIAAFGKQQDDELILRGLVGSLDGRTIVDDEVRGSSNDWEELGKILAERISSRGGRAILEEIYNI